The window GCTTCTCTCTCGCTTCTTTCAATATATCCTTTGGCGTCTTCGTTCCGAGGATGCTTTGAATATCGGCATCGGTCAACCGCCTATACGCCCTTCTAAACCTCTGCTCCTCCTCAAAAGGCCTTCCACTCTGAAGCCTCTTCTCATTCACCGAATGGACGATCGAGCCCTCTAAAGCGATCCGAAACTCCTTCACACTCAAACCACGCCATTTTTCACTGAAGATAAAATCTTCCAAAGCCTGTACGATCGTCCCGCCACTCGATGAATATCCAAAGTGGCCCATCTTCTTATCAAGATAGGCGACTACGGTGTACGCGTCTAAGGCTATATCGGAGATGCTCAACACTTGATCCTTCGGGTAGTAAGGGGCATAATCTCTCCCTTTCCAATCCAGAACGATCACGTCATATCCACTCTTCCTCAAAAGGGGTATGATCTGATACCTCGCAAGGTAAGACTTACCACCACCTGTAGAAGCGAAGATACCGATATGGTAAGGGATGAATTCGTGATTTACGGGCACACGCCAATTGGGATGGCCTTCGTAATGGCCTATAGTCAACTTGTACTTACTTCCCGCGATCAACTTCATAGGTTCATCGTGATCCTCAAAGATCTTCACCTCTGAACTCGGTGCTATGATCTTCTTATTCTGTTGTATATACTCACTAACTTCACCGATCACCGATAGAGAGAAGTCGTAGCTCTCTTTGGCTGTAGAGGGATTCTTTCCTATACGTGCATAGGCAACGCCGGGATGATAACCGCTCGCCTTCAGATTTTCATTACATCCCCTGCCTTTCCTCAAGATCGCTAAGATCCGACCGCCATTTCGATTCTCCACCAAAACAAGATCTTCAGCCTTCACCCTCTTCTCCTCATTCTCTATTAGGATTACCCTCCCTTCTGTTTCGGAAGATTCACTGGCTACGATCCCGATAGTCCTCACGTAGAAACCACCTTACTGGAGAGCAACTCAGCCAGCTGTTTACTTCTTGTCGCTACAACGATCTGTGTAGAAATCTTTAAATTCATGAGCACATCCTTTAACCCCTCTATTCCTTTTTCATCGAGCCCTTCTTCGGGTTCATCGAGCAGTAATAGAGGGGCCCTTTCCAACCGGTTCGCAGCGAATAGTAGTGCGAAGCTCAGGGCCACATTTTCACCAGTACTCATCTGGTGCGAATAGAGCCATCGATCGTTGACCTTGCCTTTAACGACTAGAACCTGCCTCCCCCTTACTACTGTAGAATCAAAATCGACATCGCTGAACTTCTGGTAGGGGTAAATCCTTCTAAAGGCCTCCTTAAAGGATGACTTCAGATTGCTCAATTGCTCATTCCTCACCTCATTTATAACCTCGATCAAGGCCGACTTGATACTCAATAACCTATCTCGGAATTGTGTGAGTCGGTTCAATTTGGCATCTATCACATCCAACCTTAACTTCGGTACTTGGGTAAAGAATGCTCTAAAATCATCGAGCTCTTTCCTTAAACTCTTGCTCTTTATCTCCAACTCTAACTTTTCCCGCATGAGTCGATCTCTCTCTTCCAAGATGCGGTTAGCAACATCAGAATCTCCCGGTAGCACTTCGACTTGAGGGAGTGCCCTCGAAATTTCTTCTTCGAGGAGTCTGATCTGCTCTCTAATAATATTCACCCTCTCAAGGTTCTTCTCCTCGATCTCCAACCTCTTCTTCTTTTCATTAAGGAGTGCCTCGATATCTGACATTCGAGATATTAAGCTTCTATACTCATCATCGTAACTTTTGAAGCGGTCTAGAATATTGGGTCTGATCAACGATCCACAGAGAGGGCAATTCGTGATCTCCTCGATCCTCTTCCCTTCCAGGTCGAGGGTCTGCATCGCCGCTTCAAGAAAGGCGATTCGTTTCTGCATGGCGCTATACTTCGCCTCTAACTCACTCACCTCATCCCTCAATTCTTCTGAAAAGGGAGGTATGGAGGATAATTGGGCTTTATAATTCTCCAATAGCCTTTTCTTACTCTCTATCTCGCTCAAACGTTTAACCTGCTCCTCCAACCTCTTCTTTATACTCTCGGCCCAGTTGTATAGAGGTGCATCCCTCTCCATTCGATAATTGACCTCTTTTAATCTGATCTCCACATTCTCCAACTCTTCCTCAACCTTGTTCAACCTCTCCAAAGAAATTCGAGCCTGTTGAATCGATGATTTATACTGCAGCAATTCGCTCTGCTTCTTATCTATAGGTGTCGTTGTAATCGCTGAAACGATTTCATCATATTTGGATAGTCCAAGAATATGATCGAGTTTGATCAATTTCTCCATAGGTGCTCCAATGAAGAGCTTCGCGATCTCCCTCCCCTCGATGAATATCTTTTCATTTATATCTAGGGGTGTCTTTAAATCGGTCTTCAATTGTGAAGGTCTGCCACGCCTCTTCATCCTCTCCAATGTGAATGGCCGATCATCGTAAGTGCCAGCAATTCTGACCCACATGAACTCTGAATCCGCATGAATCAGATCATCTAGATTTAGGCCATTTATAGTAAGGCCTGTCAAGCCATAAAGTATTGCGAGGAGCCTACTCGTTTTACCAGATCCCATACCTCCGTAAAATACACTCAGATCGTCAAGAGAGAATTCTTCCTTGACGAGCCCTCTAAAACCGACGACTTCAACCTTCTTCACTCTCAACATCGGCAATCTCTCTCACCTTATTCTCTATAAAATCTCGCACTTGACTCGCTGACAATCTTAATAATTGTGATACCAATTCAAAATCTTCTATCGGCAATCTTTCTCTCAACTTCCTCTCTATATCACTTTCAATCGACATTTACAACATATTATGGGTGCGAGAGATAAAAACTTCACCATTTAACGATTCTTGATTGACATGATCGATTTGGGTTGATAAGTGTTAATAACTGTAGGATGAATGGATTTAATTCCATTCATTTCAAATCACATAATAATACTAATTACTTTCAGTGCAGATAGTTAATAAATACCCTATCTATACTAACTTATGATACTCTATGGGTTTAAAGGTATTGTTAATTACAGGGAGAAGTCTGCGCCAAGGTGTAGGAAAGGAGCATGGGAAGAGGGATGAAAGGTATATGGAGAGCGTTTCTACATGCGAAATATCTCCACAAGATCTAAGTGCCATTGGCATAAAGTCCGGTGATAATGTAAGAGTCAAGACTCAGTACGGTAGCGTGGTGATGAAAGCTATATCTTCACAATCGGTCAGACCGGGCATGATCTTCATCCCCTATGGTCCATATTCGAATGTACTGTTAAGGGCCGATACGAACAGCTCCGGTATGCCGACCTTTAAAGGTGTTCATGCAGAGATCGAGCCCGCGGTTGGGGAGCGAGTACCATCGATTAAAGAACTTGTTGAGATATACTATTCGAAGTGATGGGTAATGGTCGTATATGAAAATGTTTTATGCCCGGTCTGTGGGTGCCTTTGTGACGATATAGAGGTTACGGTTGAGGAGAATAAGATCGTAAAGGTGAAGAATGCCTGCGCAGTCGGTGCTTCTAAATTCCTCAACTATTACAAAGAGCGTAATACTACCCCGCTTATTAGAAAGGATGGAATGCTAAAACCCGTAGAATTGGACGAAGCTATCAATAAGGTTGCTGAGATCCTAGTAAATGCCGATTATCCATTGATCTACGGTTGGAGTCTATGCTCTTCAGAAGCGATCAAGGTTGGTATCGAATTGGCTGAAGAGGTCGGCGGGGTCATAGATAATCAATCGAGTGTATGCCACGCTCCCGGTATACAGGCGCTACACGATATAGGGGTACTCAGTTGTACCTTGGGTGAGGTTAAGCATAGGGCAGATCTGATCATCTACTGGGGTTGCAACCCCGAAGATGCACATCCAAGGCACCTTACCCGCTACTCCTTCTCTTCGAAGGGTAGATTTGCGAAGGATCCCAGTGAAAGAAAGATGATCGTGGTAGACGTTAGAAACACATCTACCGCCAAAAAAGCAAACACATTCATACTTATAGAGCAAGGGGCCGATTTCGAATTCATCTCAGCTCTAAGGGCAGCTCTGAAGTTTGAGGAGATCGAGGAGGAGCGTGTCGCTGGAGTACCGGTCGAGCAGATCGAAGAGTTTGCTGAA of the Nitrososphaerales archaeon genome contains:
- a CDS encoding DUF87 domain-containing protein; amino-acid sequence: MRTIGIVASESSETEGRVILIENEEKRVKAEDLVLVENRNGGRILAILRKGRGCNENLKASGYHPGVAYARIGKNPSTAKESYDFSLSVIGEVSEYIQQNKKIIAPSSEVKIFEDHDEPMKLIAGSKYKLTIGHYEGHPNWRVPVNHEFIPYHIGIFASTGGGKSYLARYQIIPLLRKSGYDVIVLDWKGRDYAPYYPKDQVLSISDIALDAYTVVAYLDKKMGHFGYSSSGGTIVQALEDFIFSEKWRGLSVKEFRIALEGSIVHSVNEKRLQSGRPFEEEQRFRRAYRRLTDADIQSILGTKTPKDILKEAREKHILIIDMKKSGKDEKLSMFLTLANYLMERMQNDEDLYLALIIDEGPQYCPFKPEGIQQQTTDMIIDLCALGRTHKLSICILSQGIAGEIGINAAVRRNLNTQFIGKIHPLDMNEASNWLSPFNIDPRFLLSLPPGHFYFMGSMNPSPIPLLITFEISE
- a CDS encoding formylmethanofuran dehydrogenase subunit B is translated as MVVYENVLCPVCGCLCDDIEVTVEENKIVKVKNACAVGASKFLNYYKERNTTPLIRKDGMLKPVELDEAINKVAEILVNADYPLIYGWSLCSSEAIKVGIELAEEVGGVIDNQSSVCHAPGIQALHDIGVLSCTLGEVKHRADLIIYWGCNPEDAHPRHLTRYSFSSKGRFAKDPSERKMIVVDVRNTSTAKKANTFILIEQGADFEFISALRAALKFEEIEEERVAGVPVEQIEEFAEVLRSCKFGVIFFGQGLTQSPGKSRNIEAAIALVRDLNDYTKFALIPIRGHYNVAGANEVTAWQTGFPYGVDFSKGYPWYNPGETTAVDILRRGESDAALVVGSDPLAHFPREAAEHLAANPLAVIDPDISMTAMAADVVIPSAFTGIEVAGTAYRMDRVALLVKKVVEPPKGVLSDEEILRMILKKVRSLKGVS